The sequence AGCACGGCCTGGCGAACCCGTGCGCCCCGGCCGCCGGGCCGGCGCCGGACTTCTTCCTCGGTCATGTGCATCACTCCTCACCACCATACTAATGCCAGATTTCTTGCTTTTATCGAGGAAGTGGGTCATGGTTCTTAAAGCAAGAATTCCCGCTTTTAGCGTCGCCCGGAGCGATGTGCAAGGAGTTGGACATGTCATACGTATGGCCTCTGGACCCCCGTGAACTGTTCGTCGAGCGATACCCGCAGATGCTGGGCTTCGGACTGCCCGCCGAGGATGTCGACGCCACCCGCGCCGCGATCGACGACATGTGGCCGGACGCGCCCGGCGGCTGGGTGCACGAGTGGTCACGGCTCGCCGAGAGCTACGCCGCCACCGGCCGCCACGACCTGGCGGCGGCGGCCTACGGCTGGGCGAAGTTCCCCACCCTGGCCGACGGGCCCAAGCGCTCCGCGCTCGCCCGGCAGACCGAGCAGTACACACTTTCCGCAGCCGGCTTCCCGGTGGACTTCGAACGGCGCGTCCTCACCGTTCCCCACCGGGGCGGCACGGCTCAGGTCGCGATCCATGTCCTGGCGGCACCGGGTCTGCCCGCCGACGCGCCCGTCACACTCGCCAGCGGCGGCGTGGACTCCTGGAAGATGGATCTCCACTCGCTGTGGGTCCAGCTCGCCCTGCTGTCACAGACCCGGGTCGTCACCTTCGACCTCGCGGGAACCGGTGAGACCAGCCATCTCCCCATGACTCCCGACGGCGGCACCGAGATCGTCGAAGGCATCGTCGCCGAAGCCCGCAGGATCGGCAACGGCAAGGTGGCGCACTTCGGTCTCTCCATGGGCGGCTACTACTCGGCCCGCAC is a genomic window of Streptomyces sp. NBC_01237 containing:
- a CDS encoding alpha/beta hydrolase; its protein translation is MSYVWPLDPRELFVERYPQMLGFGLPAEDVDATRAAIDDMWPDAPGGWVHEWSRLAESYAATGRHDLAAAAYGWAKFPTLADGPKRSALARQTEQYTLSAAGFPVDFERRVLTVPHRGGTAQVAIHVLAAPGLPADAPVTLASGGVDSWKMDLHSLWVQLALLSQTRVVTFDLAGTGETSHLPMTPDGGTEIVEGIVAEARRIGNGKVAHFGLSMGGYYSARTGLTAAVDASVVLGGPVEAAFAPGRGFAFGMEGIVGNALGFDRPPSSDELSDAFSSFDLRPYLDQDAHAPMLVINGADDVHIPQHDTLVFGDRRDTRVELVPGTGHCAISKLPEVLPVIVDWLKQTLNG